A single window of Modestobacter italicus DNA harbors:
- a CDS encoding holo-ACP synthase, whose product MIIGVGIDVCPVERFAASLVRTPGLRDRLFTAAEQRTPSGTERSGESLAARFAAKEALAKALGAPGDMLWHDAEVVVGERGRPHLEVRGTVAQRAAELGVTTWHVSLSHDGGLASAVVIAEGGTP is encoded by the coding sequence GTGATCATCGGGGTCGGGATCGACGTGTGCCCGGTCGAGCGGTTCGCGGCGTCGCTGGTCCGGACGCCGGGGCTGCGCGACCGGCTGTTCACCGCCGCGGAGCAGCGGACGCCGTCCGGGACCGAGCGCAGCGGTGAGTCGCTGGCCGCCCGGTTCGCTGCCAAGGAGGCGCTCGCCAAGGCCCTCGGGGCGCCCGGCGACATGCTCTGGCACGACGCCGAGGTGGTCGTGGGGGAGCGGGGGCGGCCGCACCTGGAGGTCCGCGGCACCGTCGCGCAGCGGGCCGCCGAGCTCGGCGTCACCACATGGCACGTCTCGCTGAGCCACGACGGCGGCCTGGCCTCCGCCGTGGTGATCGCCGAGGGCGGCACGCCGTGA
- the glmS gene encoding glutamine--fructose-6-phosphate transaminase (isomerizing) — protein MCGIVGYVGPQDSLDVVLEGLRRLEYRGYDSAGVAVLSEGRLSTAKKAGKLANLEKELADAGLPASTIGIGHTRWATHGGPTDRNAHPHVSADGQVAVVHNGIIENFVPLRAEIEATGVEFSSETDTEVVAHLLAAVYAETPTGPGRLAEAMRAVSRRLEGAFTLVATHAAEPDTLVASRRNSPLVVGVGDGEYFLGSDVAAFIAHTRDALELGQDQVVELHRERGVTVTDFAGTVVEPTAYSVDWDAAAAEKDGFDWFMLKEIAEQPKAVADTLLGRLSDTGALVLDELRLTEQELRDIDKVFVVACGTAYHAGLIAKYAIEHWTRIPVEVELASEFRYRDPVLDRSTLVVVVSQSGETMDTLMALRHAREQKAKVLAICNANGSTIPRESDAVLYTHAGPEVAVASTKGFLTQVVACYLVGAFLAQVRGVKYADEVAAIVDELRALPEKVTEVLATMEPVRELARSLATEDTLLFLGRHVGYPVALEGALKLKELAYIHAEGFAAGELKHGSIALIDQGTPVVVIVPSPLSRESVHGKVVSNIQEVRARGARTIVIAEEGDEDVVPFADHLIRVPRTPTLLAPVVTTVPLQVLACEIAATRGLDVDQPRNLAKSVTVE, from the coding sequence ATGTGCGGCATCGTGGGTTACGTCGGTCCGCAGGACTCCCTGGACGTCGTCCTGGAGGGCCTGCGCCGGCTGGAGTACCGGGGTTACGACTCGGCCGGCGTCGCCGTCCTCTCCGAGGGACGGCTGAGCACCGCCAAGAAGGCCGGCAAGCTGGCCAACCTGGAGAAGGAGCTCGCCGACGCGGGGCTGCCGGCCTCGACGATCGGGATCGGGCACACGCGGTGGGCCACCCACGGCGGGCCGACGGACCGGAACGCGCACCCGCACGTGTCGGCCGACGGCCAGGTCGCCGTCGTCCACAACGGGATCATCGAGAACTTCGTGCCGCTGCGCGCCGAGATCGAGGCGACCGGCGTCGAGTTCTCCTCCGAGACCGACACCGAGGTCGTCGCCCACCTGCTCGCCGCGGTGTACGCGGAGACGCCGACCGGCCCGGGCCGGCTGGCCGAGGCGATGCGCGCGGTCAGCCGCCGGCTGGAGGGCGCCTTCACCCTGGTCGCCACGCACGCCGCGGAGCCGGACACGCTGGTCGCCTCGCGGCGCAACAGCCCGCTGGTGGTCGGCGTCGGTGACGGCGAGTACTTCCTCGGCTCCGACGTCGCCGCGTTCATCGCGCACACCCGCGACGCCCTCGAGCTCGGCCAGGACCAGGTGGTCGAGCTGCACCGCGAGCGCGGGGTGACCGTCACCGACTTCGCCGGCACCGTCGTGGAGCCCACCGCCTACAGCGTCGACTGGGACGCCGCGGCCGCCGAGAAGGACGGCTTCGACTGGTTCATGCTCAAGGAGATCGCCGAGCAGCCCAAGGCGGTCGCCGACACCCTGCTCGGCCGGCTCAGCGACACCGGCGCGCTCGTGCTGGACGAGCTGCGGCTCACCGAGCAGGAGCTGCGCGACATCGACAAGGTCTTCGTCGTCGCCTGCGGCACGGCCTACCACGCCGGGCTGATCGCCAAGTACGCCATCGAGCACTGGACCCGGATCCCGGTCGAGGTCGAGCTGGCCAGCGAGTTCCGCTACCGCGACCCGGTGCTGGACCGCTCCACGCTGGTCGTGGTCGTCAGCCAGTCCGGCGAGACGATGGACACGCTGATGGCGCTGCGGCACGCCCGGGAGCAGAAGGCCAAGGTGCTGGCCATCTGCAACGCCAACGGCTCGACCATCCCGCGGGAGTCCGACGCCGTCCTGTACACCCACGCCGGTCCCGAGGTCGCCGTCGCCTCGACCAAGGGCTTCCTGACCCAGGTCGTGGCCTGCTACCTGGTCGGCGCGTTCCTCGCCCAGGTGCGCGGGGTCAAGTACGCCGACGAGGTCGCCGCGATCGTCGACGAGCTGCGCGCGCTGCCGGAGAAGGTGACCGAGGTGCTCGCCACCATGGAGCCGGTCCGCGAGCTCGCCCGCTCCCTGGCCACCGAGGACACCCTGCTGTTCCTCGGCCGGCACGTCGGCTACCCGGTGGCCCTCGAGGGTGCGCTGAAGCTCAAGGAGCTGGCCTACATCCACGCTGAGGGCTTCGCCGCCGGCGAGCTCAAGCACGGCTCCATCGCGCTCATCGACCAGGGCACCCCGGTCGTGGTGATCGTCCCCTCGCCGCTGAGCCGCGAGTCGGTGCACGGCAAGGTGGTCAGCAACATCCAGGAGGTGCGGGCCCGCGGGGCGCGCACCATCGTGATCGCCGAGGAGGGCGACGAGGACGTCGTCCCGTTCGCCGACCACCTCATCCGGGTTCCGCGGACGCCGACCCTGCTGGCCCCGGTGGTCACCACCGTGCCGCTGCAAGTGCTGGCCTGCGAGATCGCCGCCACCCGCGGCCTGGACGTCGACCAGCCGCGCAACCTGGCCAAGTCCGTCACGGTGGAATAA
- the glmM gene encoding phosphoglucosamine mutase — protein sequence MGRLFGTDGVRGLANADLTPELALAVARAAASVLADRDGTSRPVAVVGRDPRASGEMLEAAVVAGLASAGAEVLRAGVLPTPAIAHLTGRTEADLGVMISASHNPMPDNGIKLFSRGGHKLPDAVEAAIEQRIAGREGIDHRPTGAAIGRVRDLDGAAEDYTAHVLSALREPLRGLRVVVDCAHGAASRAAPEVYRRAGAQVHVIGGEPDGWNINDGIGSTHLGPLKEAVARYGADIGIAHDGDADRCLAVTAQGDVVDGDAILAICALALHESGNLTDDTVVATVMSNLGFHHTMRQAGIAVQTTAVGDRYVLEALHARGLSLGGEQSGHLVFLDWATTGDGLLTGLALLSRMSATGASLAELASVVHRLPQTLVNVPVTDRLAVAASDEVARAVNDVEAELGDTGRVLLRPSGTEQLVRVMVEAPTQEQADAVAARLAEVVAAEG from the coding sequence GTGGGTCGCCTGTTCGGGACCGATGGCGTCCGTGGCCTGGCCAACGCCGACCTGACGCCGGAACTGGCGCTCGCGGTGGCCCGGGCGGCCGCCAGCGTGCTCGCCGACCGCGACGGGACCTCGCGTCCCGTCGCGGTCGTCGGCCGCGACCCCCGCGCGAGCGGGGAGATGCTCGAGGCGGCCGTCGTCGCCGGCCTGGCCAGCGCCGGGGCCGAGGTGCTGCGTGCCGGGGTGCTGCCCACGCCGGCCATCGCGCACCTGACCGGCCGCACCGAGGCCGACCTCGGCGTCATGATCTCGGCCAGCCACAACCCGATGCCCGACAACGGCATCAAGCTGTTCAGCCGCGGCGGGCACAAGCTGCCCGACGCCGTCGAGGCGGCCATCGAGCAGCGCATCGCCGGGCGCGAGGGCATCGACCACCGCCCGACCGGTGCGGCCATCGGCCGGGTCCGCGACCTCGACGGCGCCGCGGAGGACTACACCGCCCACGTCCTGTCGGCGCTGCGCGAGCCGCTGCGCGGGCTGCGCGTCGTCGTCGACTGCGCGCACGGTGCCGCCTCCCGTGCCGCCCCCGAGGTCTACCGCCGGGCCGGCGCCCAGGTGCACGTCATCGGCGGCGAGCCCGACGGCTGGAACATCAACGACGGCATCGGCTCGACCCACCTGGGTCCGCTGAAGGAGGCCGTCGCCCGGTACGGCGCGGACATCGGCATCGCCCACGACGGCGACGCCGACCGCTGCCTGGCCGTCACCGCCCAGGGCGACGTCGTCGACGGCGACGCGATCCTGGCCATCTGCGCGCTCGCGTTGCACGAGAGCGGCAACCTCACCGACGACACCGTCGTGGCCACCGTGATGAGCAACCTCGGCTTCCACCACACGATGCGGCAGGCCGGCATCGCGGTGCAGACGACGGCGGTCGGCGACCGCTACGTGCTCGAGGCGCTGCACGCCCGCGGGCTGTCCCTGGGTGGCGAGCAGAGCGGTCACCTGGTGTTCCTGGACTGGGCCACCACCGGCGACGGGCTGCTCACCGGCCTGGCGCTGCTGTCCCGGATGAGCGCCACCGGCGCCTCGCTGGCCGAGCTGGCCTCCGTGGTGCACCGGCTGCCGCAGACGCTGGTCAACGTCCCGGTCACCGACCGGCTGGCGGTCGCGGCGAGCGACGAGGTCGCCCGGGCGGTCAACGACGTCGAGGCAGAGCTCGGTGACACCGGCCGCGTGCTGCTGCGCCCGTCGGGCACCGAGCAGCTGGTCCGGGTCATGGTCGAGGCCCCCACGCAGGAGCAGGCCGACGCCGTCGCGGCCCGGTTGGCGGAGGTCGTCGCCGCCGAAGGGTGA
- the rpsI gene encoding 30S ribosomal protein S9, translating into MTSALTVTDADGRPIQTVGRRKEAIVRVRLLPGTGQFKLNGRTIEEYFPNKVHQQLIREPFVILEKGEQYDVVGILHGGGVSGQAGALRLAIARALIEVEPDDRPALKKAGFLTRDPRVTERKKYGLKKARKAPQYSKR; encoded by the coding sequence GTGACCAGCGCACTGACCGTGACCGACGCCGATGGGCGTCCCATCCAGACCGTCGGCCGCCGCAAGGAGGCCATCGTCCGCGTCCGTCTCCTCCCCGGCACCGGCCAGTTCAAGCTGAACGGCCGCACCATCGAGGAGTACTTCCCCAACAAGGTGCACCAGCAGCTCATCCGTGAGCCGTTCGTGATCCTGGAGAAGGGCGAGCAGTACGACGTCGTCGGCATCCTGCACGGTGGCGGCGTCAGCGGCCAGGCCGGTGCGCTGCGCCTGGCGATCGCCCGCGCGCTCATCGAGGTCGAGCCCGACGACCGCCCGGCGCTGAAGAAGGCCGGCTTCCTGACTCGTGACCCCCGCGTCACCGAGCGCAAGAAGTACGGGCTGAAGAAGGCCCGCAAGGCGCCCCAGTACTCCAAGCGCTGA
- the rplM gene encoding 50S ribosomal protein L13: MRTYSPKPGEITRAWHVIDATDVVLGRLASQTAILLRGKHKPQFAPHVDAGDFVVVVNAGKVALTGSKRDAKVAYRHSGYPGGLRAINVGDELKTRPDRVIERAVKGMLPHNTLGRQMLSKLKVYAGPEHPHAAQQPQTFEIKQVAQ; this comes from the coding sequence GTGCGCACGTACTCCCCCAAGCCCGGTGAGATCACCCGGGCCTGGCACGTCATCGACGCCACCGACGTGGTGCTCGGTCGACTCGCCAGCCAGACCGCGATCCTCCTGCGCGGCAAGCACAAGCCCCAGTTCGCGCCGCACGTCGACGCCGGCGACTTCGTCGTCGTCGTCAACGCGGGCAAGGTGGCCCTCACCGGCTCCAAGCGCGACGCCAAGGTCGCCTACCGCCACTCCGGCTACCCGGGTGGTCTGCGGGCGATCAACGTCGGTGACGAGCTGAAGACCCGCCCCGACCGCGTCATCGAGCGCGCCGTCAAGGGGATGCTGCCGCACAACACGCTGGGCCGGCAGATGCTCTCCAAGCTCAAGGTCTACGCCGGGCCTGAGCACCCGCACGCCGCCCAGCAGCCCCAGACCTTCGAGATCAAGCAGGTGGCCCAGTGA
- a CDS encoding beta-class carbonic anhydrase translates to MAEIDRMLEANEQWAEQFPGSKPVRPARKVAVVACMDSRIPLFGVLGLDIGDAHVIRNAGGVITEDVIRSLTLSQHALGTREIVLVHHTECGLQTTDDVSFADAVERATGRRPPWAARTFTDVDDDVRESMRLVRESPYLLSHEVRGTVYDVTTGRLREIKDPAAPHHSQARGGPLQQGQDPAR, encoded by the coding sequence GTGGCCGAGATCGACCGGATGCTCGAGGCGAACGAGCAGTGGGCAGAGCAGTTCCCGGGCAGCAAGCCCGTGCGCCCGGCGCGCAAGGTCGCCGTGGTGGCGTGCATGGACTCGCGCATCCCGCTCTTCGGCGTGCTGGGCTTGGACATCGGGGACGCGCACGTCATCCGCAACGCGGGCGGCGTCATCACGGAGGACGTCATCCGGTCGCTGACCCTCAGCCAGCACGCGCTGGGCACGCGCGAGATCGTGCTGGTCCACCACACCGAGTGCGGGCTGCAGACCACCGACGACGTCTCCTTCGCCGACGCGGTCGAGCGGGCCACCGGCCGCCGTCCGCCGTGGGCCGCCCGGACCTTCACCGACGTGGACGACGACGTGCGGGAGTCCATGCGGCTGGTCCGGGAGAGCCCCTACCTGCTCTCCCACGAGGTGCGCGGCACGGTCTACGACGTGACGACGGGGCGCCTGCGCGAGATCAAGGACCCTGCTGCCCCCCACCACTCGCAAGCTCGCGGCGGGCCCCTGCAGCAGGGCCAGGACCCGGCTCGCTGA
- the moeA gene encoding molybdopterin molybdotransferase MoeA — MRTVEEHQAVVTGLLAPLPVEDVPLAAAAGRVVATDLPALVSLPGFANSAMDGYAARHAEVGTASEAAPVRLPVGADIPAGRTDVPPLLPGTVHRIMTGAPLPEGADVVVPVERTDGATDVVTITGAPDVGTHLRHAGEDIRAGDLALPAGTALGAAQLGLAAAVGYASVPVRRRPRVLVLSTGSELVEPGRPLQPGQIYESNSVLLAAAVADAGGDARTLHFVPDDVDQFLTTVRAELAGADLLVTSGGVSAGAYEVVKDAFRGLGTVEFAKVAMQPGGPQGAGTVDGVPVVTLPGNPVSSFVSFEVFVRPALRRALGHTSPDRLRTTARLTTALRSPAGRRQFLRGRFDGEVVTQVGGPGSHLVAHLARANCLVVVPEDVTELPAGAEVVVVLIEGALQ, encoded by the coding sequence GTGCGCACGGTCGAGGAACACCAGGCGGTGGTGACCGGGCTGCTCGCTCCCCTGCCGGTCGAGGACGTCCCGCTCGCGGCGGCGGCCGGGCGGGTGGTCGCCACCGACCTGCCCGCGCTGGTCTCGCTGCCCGGCTTCGCGAACTCCGCGATGGACGGCTACGCCGCCCGGCACGCCGAGGTCGGGACGGCGAGCGAGGCGGCACCGGTCCGGTTGCCGGTCGGCGCGGACATCCCCGCCGGGCGCACCGACGTCCCTCCCCTGCTGCCCGGCACGGTGCACCGGATCATGACCGGCGCCCCGCTGCCCGAGGGCGCCGACGTCGTCGTCCCGGTCGAGCGCACCGACGGCGCCACCGACGTCGTCACCATCACCGGCGCCCCGGACGTCGGGACCCACCTGCGGCACGCCGGTGAGGACATCCGCGCCGGTGACCTGGCGCTGCCGGCCGGCACCGCGCTGGGTGCCGCCCAGCTCGGTCTGGCCGCGGCCGTCGGGTACGCGTCCGTGCCGGTGCGCCGGCGTCCCCGGGTGCTGGTGCTCTCCACCGGCAGCGAGCTGGTCGAGCCGGGCCGGCCGCTGCAGCCCGGGCAGATCTACGAGTCGAACTCGGTGCTGCTCGCCGCCGCGGTCGCCGACGCCGGCGGCGACGCGCGCACGCTGCACTTCGTCCCCGACGACGTCGACCAGTTCCTGACCACCGTGCGCGCCGAGCTGGCCGGCGCCGACCTGCTGGTCACCAGCGGCGGGGTGAGCGCCGGCGCCTACGAGGTGGTCAAGGACGCCTTCCGCGGGCTGGGCACGGTGGAGTTCGCCAAGGTCGCGATGCAGCCGGGCGGGCCGCAGGGGGCGGGCACCGTCGACGGGGTCCCGGTCGTCACCCTGCCGGGCAACCCGGTGAGCTCGTTCGTCTCCTTCGAGGTGTTCGTGCGCCCGGCGCTGCGCCGCGCGCTCGGTCACACCTCCCCCGACCGGCTGCGCACCACCGCCCGGCTGACCACGGCGCTGCGCTCCCCTGCCGGCCGCCGGCAGTTCCTGCGCGGCCGCTTCGACGGCGAGGTGGTCACCCAGGTCGGCGGGCCCGGGTCGCACCTGGTCGCCCACCTGGCGCGGGCCAACTGCCTGGTCGTCGTCCCCGAGGACGTGACCGAGCTGCCCGCCGGCGCAGAGGTCGTCGTCGTCCTGATCGAAGGAGCACTCCAGTGA
- the moaC gene encoding cyclic pyranopterin monophosphate synthase MoaC, with protein sequence MTEARLTHVDETGAARMVDVTAKAVTERVATAAGRVLVSPEVIGLLRGAGVPKGDAIAVARIAGIMGAKRTPDLVPLCHPIALHGVTVDIEVTDDAVEITATTRTADRTGVEMEALTSVAVAGLTVIDMVKAVDPRAVITDVRLLSKSGGKKGDWVR encoded by the coding sequence GTGACAGAAGCCCGGCTGACCCACGTCGACGAGACGGGCGCCGCCCGGATGGTCGACGTCACCGCCAAGGCGGTGACCGAACGGGTGGCGACGGCGGCCGGCCGGGTGCTGGTCAGCCCGGAGGTCATCGGGCTGCTGCGCGGGGCGGGCGTGCCCAAGGGCGACGCGATCGCGGTGGCCCGGATCGCCGGCATCATGGGCGCCAAGCGGACGCCGGACCTCGTGCCGCTGTGCCACCCGATCGCCCTGCACGGGGTGACCGTGGACATCGAGGTCACCGACGACGCCGTGGAGATCACCGCCACGACCCGCACCGCCGACCGCACGGGGGTGGAGATGGAGGCGCTCACCTCGGTGGCCGTCGCCGGGCTCACCGTCATCGACATGGTCAAGGCCGTCGACCCGCGGGCGGTCATCACCGACGTCCGGCTGCTCAGCAAGTCCGGCGGCAAGAAGGGCGACTGGGTCCGGTGA
- a CDS encoding MogA/MoaB family molybdenum cofactor biosynthesis protein, with the protein MSELPADARAVVVTASNRASAGVYPDRSGQALAEGLQALGFTVDGPHVCRDEVAGLSEVLREAVASGADVVLTTGGTGLSPTDVMPEATRQVLEREAPGIAEAVRRYGEGKVPTSVLSRGIAGTAGRTLIVNLPGSTGGVRDGLAVLGPLLPHVVTQLRGGDHG; encoded by the coding sequence GTGAGCGAGCTCCCCGCCGACGCCCGGGCGGTCGTCGTCACCGCCTCCAACCGCGCCTCCGCCGGGGTCTACCCCGACCGCAGCGGGCAGGCGCTGGCCGAGGGGCTGCAGGCGCTCGGCTTCACCGTCGACGGCCCGCACGTGTGCCGCGACGAGGTCGCGGGCCTCAGCGAGGTGCTCCGCGAGGCGGTCGCCTCGGGCGCCGACGTCGTCCTGACCACCGGCGGGACCGGGCTCTCCCCCACCGACGTCATGCCCGAGGCGACCCGCCAGGTCCTCGAGCGCGAGGCCCCCGGCATCGCCGAGGCGGTCCGCCGGTACGGCGAGGGGAAGGTCCCCACGTCGGTGCTCTCCCGCGGCATCGCCGGCACCGCCGGCCGGACGCTGATCGTCAACCTGCCCGGCTCCACCGGCGGCGTCCGCGACGGCCTGGCGGTGCTCGGCCCGCTGCTCCCCCACGTCGTCACCCAGCTCCGCGGCGGCGACCACGGCTGA
- a CDS encoding integrase core domain-containing protein: protein MAPALETTAAAITALTGAITEFGAPGLVLADNGSAFTGRIGQANLTRPGRFAATVIAAGSRLIHSSPYHPQTLGKCERLHQTADKLLGHFFTGPAASAAELQTRLDTVRAHYNTRRRHSAVATTPQQAWRSAPVHGGPAQLPLQTDATVHRLTVIPHGTVTLGAHLIRLGARHGGTEITALVNGSHVSFHALGGQLIGQLTLDPTKRYATLTAA from the coding sequence TTGGCGCCCGCGCTTGAGACCACCGCGGCCGCGATCACCGCGCTGACCGGCGCGATCACCGAGTTCGGTGCACCCGGGCTGGTGCTGGCCGACAACGGCTCGGCGTTCACCGGCCGGATCGGGCAGGCCAACCTGACCCGGCCGGGCCGGTTCGCCGCCACCGTCATCGCCGCCGGATCCCGGTTGATCCACTCCAGCCCCTACCACCCCCAGACGCTGGGCAAGTGCGAGCGGCTGCACCAGACCGCGGACAAGCTGCTCGGCCACTTCTTCACCGGCCCCGCCGCCTCAGCGGCGGAGCTGCAGACCCGGCTGGACACCGTCCGCGCCCACTACAACACCCGCCGCCGGCACTCCGCGGTCGCCACCACCCCGCAGCAGGCCTGGAGGAGTGCGCCGGTGCACGGCGGGCCGGCGCAGCTACCGCTGCAGACCGACGCCACCGTTCACCGGCTCACCGTCATCCCGCACGGCACGGTCACCCTCGGCGCTCACCTGATCCGCCTGGGCGCCCGCCACGGCGGCACCGAGATCACCGCCCTGGTCAACGGCAGCCACGTCAGCTTCCACGCCCTGGGCGGCCAGCTGATCGGCCAGCTGACCCTGGACCCGACCAAGCGCTACGCCACACTCACAGCGGCATAG
- the fdhD gene encoding formate dehydrogenase accessory sulfurtransferase FdhD, whose product MGRVTSRTPVLRIRGPVHTRRPDTVASEEPLEIRLGGTPLAVTMRTPGDDFDLVHGFLATEGVISSAADIAGLRYCNSVDDEGRNTYNVVDVDLAPGVEAPDTALDRNFYTSSSCGVCGKASIDAIRTKTAYDVAADGTRLTLETLLGLPDRLRAAQQVFDKTGGLHAAGLFTAGGELVALREDVGRHNAVDKVVGDAVREGRVPLAGHVLMVSGRSSFELTQKAAMAAVPVLAAVSAPSSLAVELAADVGITLIGFLRGDGCNVYTHPERLVLD is encoded by the coding sequence GTGGGAAGAGTCACCAGCCGCACCCCGGTGCTGCGGATCCGTGGACCCGTGCACACCCGACGCCCGGACACGGTCGCCTCCGAGGAGCCGCTGGAGATCCGGCTCGGCGGCACACCGCTCGCGGTGACGATGCGCACCCCGGGTGACGACTTCGACCTGGTGCACGGCTTCCTCGCCACCGAGGGCGTGATCTCCTCGGCCGCCGACATCGCCGGGCTCCGGTACTGCAACTCGGTCGACGACGAGGGGCGCAACACCTACAACGTGGTCGACGTCGACCTGGCCCCCGGCGTCGAGGCGCCGGACACCGCGCTGGACCGGAACTTCTACACCTCGAGCTCCTGCGGGGTGTGCGGCAAGGCCAGCATCGACGCGATCCGCACGAAGACCGCCTACGACGTGGCCGCGGACGGCACCCGGCTCACGCTGGAGACGCTGCTCGGCCTGCCCGACCGGCTGCGCGCCGCCCAGCAGGTCTTCGACAAGACCGGCGGACTGCACGCCGCGGGGCTGTTCACCGCGGGCGGCGAGCTGGTCGCGCTGCGCGAGGACGTCGGCCGGCACAATGCGGTGGACAAGGTCGTCGGTGACGCCGTCCGCGAGGGGCGCGTCCCGCTCGCCGGGCACGTGCTGATGGTCAGCGGGCGGTCGTCGTTCGAGCTGACCCAGAAGGCGGCGATGGCGGCGGTGCCGGTGCTGGCCGCGGTGTCCGCCCCCAGCTCGCTGGCCGTGGAGCTGGCCGCCGACGTCGGCATCACCCTGATCGGCTTCCTCCGCGGCGACGGCTGCAACGTCTACACCCACCCCGAACGCCTCGTCCTGGACTGA
- the mobA gene encoding molybdenum cofactor guanylyltransferase — MSSLPPFAAVVLAGGKAARLGGRPKPQLEVGGRTMLDSVLAALDGAAPRVVVGPPQPVPAGVLLVRESPPGGGPVPALAAGLVAAGDAEVVAVLAADLPFVTVDVVTALRERLTGDGVLVVDDTGRDQLLLGVWRTAVLRAATAGARPHAPLRGVLAPLAVRRYRPVVKGGSPAPWTDCDTPSGVARARAVRPPAHG; from the coding sequence ATGAGCTCGCTGCCACCCTTCGCCGCGGTCGTCCTGGCCGGCGGCAAGGCGGCCCGGCTGGGCGGCCGGCCGAAGCCGCAGCTGGAGGTCGGTGGGCGCACGATGCTCGACAGCGTCCTGGCCGCCCTGGACGGCGCCGCGCCCCGCGTCGTCGTCGGGCCGCCGCAGCCGGTGCCGGCCGGCGTGCTGCTGGTGCGCGAGTCCCCGCCCGGTGGAGGACCGGTGCCGGCGTTGGCCGCGGGGCTGGTCGCTGCCGGGGACGCCGAGGTCGTCGCGGTGCTCGCCGCCGACCTCCCGTTCGTGACCGTCGACGTGGTCACCGCCCTGCGCGAGCGGCTGACCGGCGACGGGGTGCTCGTCGTCGACGACACGGGCCGGGACCAGCTGCTGCTCGGCGTCTGGCGCACCGCCGTGCTCCGCGCAGCCACCGCCGGCGCCCGGCCGCACGCCCCGCTGCGCGGGGTGCTCGCCCCGCTGGCGGTCCGCCGCTACCGACCCGTCGTCAAGGGGGGCTCCCCCGCCCCGTGGACCGACTGCGACACCCCCTCAGGGGTCGCCCGCGCCCGGGCCGTCCGGCCGCCCGCGCACGGCTGA
- a CDS encoding NAD(P)H-binding protein — translation MRVVIAGAHGQVARRLGRLLSSRGDSVAGIVRNPDHRADLESDGVEPVVLDLEQASVEDVAAVVRGADAVVFAAGGGPSSGVERKHTVDRGAALLLADAAEAAGVRRYLLVSSIGVEQARQGTPPGMDPQFAAYLQAKLAAEDHILPRPGLDTTIVRPGGLTDDPGTGRVTLRHGVERGQVPRDDVAAVLAEVLAADKWGEVVELVSGDTPIADAVASLT, via the coding sequence ATGCGCGTCGTCATCGCAGGAGCCCATGGTCAGGTCGCCCGCCGTCTGGGCCGGTTGCTCAGCAGCCGGGGCGACTCCGTCGCCGGCATCGTCCGCAACCCGGACCACCGCGCGGACCTCGAGTCCGACGGCGTCGAGCCGGTCGTGCTCGACCTGGAGCAGGCGTCGGTCGAGGACGTCGCCGCCGTGGTCCGGGGAGCCGACGCGGTCGTCTTCGCGGCGGGCGGCGGCCCCAGCAGCGGGGTCGAGCGCAAGCACACGGTCGACCGCGGCGCGGCGCTGCTGCTGGCCGACGCGGCGGAGGCCGCCGGGGTCCGCCGGTACCTGCTGGTCTCCTCGATCGGGGTCGAGCAGGCCCGCCAGGGCACGCCGCCGGGCATGGACCCGCAGTTCGCCGCCTACCTGCAGGCCAAGCTGGCCGCGGAGGACCACATCCTGCCGCGCCCCGGTCTGGACACGACCATCGTGCGACCCGGCGGGCTGACCGACGACCCGGGCACCGGCCGGGTGACGCTGCGGCACGGTGTGGAGCGGGGGCAGGTGCCGCGGGACGACGTCGCCGCCGTGCTGGCCGAGGTGCTGGCCGCCGACAAGTGGGGCGAGGTCGTCGAGCTGGTCAGCGGGGACACCCCGATCGCCGACGCCGTCGCCTCCCTCACCTGA